A window of the Lactuca sativa cultivar Salinas chromosome 7, Lsat_Salinas_v11, whole genome shotgun sequence genome harbors these coding sequences:
- the LOC111902884 gene encoding uncharacterized protein LOC111902884, with protein MAFGTKLTPSLEKPTADTTLYRQMIGSLIVILDGKAKKFLMHRDINPIYFPKGKPFGDAHDTPVMLPSWLSEQDVDYYTKKFEQTGFTGGINYYRSMDLNWELEAPWTYAKVSVPVKFIVGELDLVYHNPWVKEYINGGGFKKYVPLLDEVVVIQGATHFITQETLDKVNKHIYDFLQKF; from the exons ATGGCTTTTGGAACTAaactcacaccatcattggagaaaccaaCAGCTGATACAACACTCTATCGACAGATGATTGGatctctgat TGTGATTCTCGATGGCAAAGCTAAG AAATTCTTGATGCACCGTGATATCAATCCAATTTACTTCCCCAAAGGTAAGCCCTTTGGAGATGCACACGATACTCCTGTCATGTTGCCATCATGGTTATCTGAACAAGATGTTGATTATTACACCAAAAAGTTCGAGCAAACTGGGTTCACAGGAGGAATAAACTACTACCGTTCTATGGACCTAAACTGGGAACTGGAAGCACCATGGACATATGCTAAAGTAAGTGTACCAGTGAAATTCATTGTTGGGGAGTTAGATTTGGTGTATCATAACCCATGGGTCAAGGAATACATAAATGGTGGTGGATTCAAGAAATATGTGCCTTTGTTGGATGAAGTTGTGGTGATCCAAGGTGCAACTCATTTCATCACTCAAGAAACACTAGACAAGGTCAACAAACACATTTATGACTTCCTCCAGAAGTTCTAA